The sequence below is a genomic window from Deltaproteobacteria bacterium.
TCCGGAGGATCCTGCAGGAGGTCCGGTGGGAACTCGACCTGCGCGGGTTCGCCCACGTCCGCCTGATCGCGTCCGGCGGGCTCGGGGAGGAGGAGGTGCGGGCGCTGCGCGACGTGGCCGACGGGTTCGGCGTGGGAACGTCCTTGAGCAACGCGCCGACCATCGACTTCGCGCTCGACATCGTGGAGGTGGAGGGGGCGCCGTTCGCCAAGCGCGGGAAATGCTCGGGAAGGAAACAGCTGTTCTCCTGCGCCGCATGCGGGAGGCGGGCGGTCCGGCCGTCGGGCGTACCGGCGGAGGGGTGCTGCGGCGCCCCGATGGAGCCCTTCCTCCGCCCCGCGTTGCGAGGCGGGCGGCGGGTGGAGGAGCCGTCTCCACCCCGCGAGGTCCGGCGTCGTGTCCTCGATCAGGTCGCGCGATTCAACGCGCGGATGGAGAAGAAGTGACGGGGGCGTTCCGGACGATGGCGTGGGAGGGAGACGCCCTCCTCCTGCTCGACCAGCGGATCCTCCCCGCGGTCGAGTCGATGCAGCGGTTCACCGAGCCGACGGGAGTCGCGGACGCCATCCGGTCGATGGTCGTCCGCGGCGCGCCGGCGATCGGCGTGACGGCGGCGTTCGGGCTGGTTCTCGCCGCGCAGGCGGCGCGGAAGAAGGGCCGTCCGTGGCGAAGGGCGTTCGACGAGGCCGCGCTCCTCCTGGGCGGCACCCGCCCCACGGCGGTGAACCTCTTCTGGGCGATCGAGCGGATGCGGGCCGTCGCCGCGGAGCTTCCCGACGACCCGGCGGAAGCGGTGGCCCGGCTCGAACGGGAGGCGGTCGCCATCTTCGAGGAGGACGTCTCGGCGAACCGGGCGATGGGGACGCACGGGGCAAGGCTCCTTCCCGCGCGGGCCGACGTCCTCACCCACTGCAACGCGGGAGCCCTCGCGACGGCCGGATTCGGGACCGCGCTGGGAGTGATCCGGGCGGCGATCGCCGCGGGGAAGAAGATCCACGTCTACGTGGACGAGACCCGGCCGTTCCTCCAGGGAGCGCGGCTCACCGCGTGGGAGCTGATGAAGGACGGCATCCCGTGCACCCTGATCACGGACGGCATGGCCGGGTCGCTCTTCGCCGCCGGGAAGATCGACGCCGCGATCGTGGGGGCGGACCGGATCGCGGGGAACGGCGACGTGGCGAACAAGATCGGGACGTACGTCGTTTCGGTGCTGTGCCGGGCGCACAAGGTTCCGTTCTACGTCGCGGCACCGCTCTCCACCATCGATCCGAAGATCCGCACGGGGAAGGAGATTCCGATCGAGGAACGCGACCCGTCCGAGGTGACCCACCTGATGGGGAAGCGCGTGGCGCCGCACGGCGTGGCCGTGTACAACCCCTCCTTCGACGTGACACCGGCCCGGAACGTATCCGCCATCGTGACCGAGAAAGGGGTCCTCACGCCGCCGTACCCCGGCGCCATCCGGAAGCTGTTCCGTTGAGCGCCGGGACGCCCTCCGCCGACCGCCTGCGGGAGATCGGCGTCCGCGACACCGGCCGGGCCCTTTCGCTCCTCTCCGAGCTTCTCCGCCGCCTGCCGCAGGAACACGCGGGGTGGGATGCGGTCTTCCGTTCCGCCGCCGCCGCGCCCGATCCCGACCTGTTTTTCCTGAATCTCTCCCGGTGGGTCGACTCCCTCGCTCCCGCGTACCTCAGGAAGGCGTTCGGCCGCGAGGCGCTTCTCCCGGTGCTGGGGGGACTGCTGGGCGGCTCGGAGTTCCTGCCGGAGCAGGTCGCCCGCCGCCCCGAGATCCTGGACGAGCTGTTCGCGGGGAACGGCGTCCCGGCGCGGCAGGATGCCGGGCGGCTGGCGCGCGAGGCGCGCGACGCGGCGGACCGTTGCGCCACCGAGGAAGAGTTCAAATGTGCGCTCCGCCGGATCAAGCACCGGGAGATGACGCGGATCGCGGCGCGCGACCTGGCCGGGCTCTCCCCGCTCGCCGAGGTCACCGAGGATCTGTCCGCGCTCGCGTCCGCGGCGATCGACGCCGCCGTACGGTTCGCGCGGCGGACGCTCTCCGAGCGGATCGGAGAGCCGGTGGCGGAGTTCCCCGACGGCACGCGGGGCCCCTGCCGCTTCGTCGTCCTGGGGATGGGGAAGCTCGGGGGCCTGGAGCTCAACTTCAGCTCGGACGTCGACCTGCTCTACCTGTACGAGACCGATCGCGGGGAGACGCTCGGGGGTCCGCGGCCGCTCTCGCTCCACCAGTACTTCGTCCGTCTTTGCGAGGCGGTCACCCGGATCGTGTCGGAGGCGACCGGGGACGGCTTCGTGTTCCGCGTGGACCTGCGGCTCCGCCCGGAGGGGACGCGGGGCGAGCTGGTCAACTCGCTGCGGTCCGCGGAGATCTACTACGAATCCTGGGGGCAGACGTGGGAGCGCGCCGCGCTCATCAAGGCGCGTCCCGTCGCGGGCGACCTCCCGCTGGGCGACGAGTTCCTTCGGGCGGTCGTGCCGTTCGTCTTCCGGAAATACCTGGACTTCACCTCCATCGAGGAGATCAAGGGGATGAAGGACCGGATCAACCTGGCCGCGACGCGGGGGCGGAAGGACGAGCGGGACCTGAAGCTCGGCGAGGGCGGGATCCGGGAGATCGAGTTCTTCGTGCAGGCGCACCAGCTGATCTACGGCGGGAAGGAGCCGGCGCTGCGACTTCGGGGGACGGTGGAGACGCTTTCGGCCCTCTCGCGGATGGGAATCGTCACCGGAGACGAGGAGCGGGAGCTGTCCGGCGCGTACGTGTTCCTGCGGAGACTGGAGCACCGGATCCAGGTCCACCGGGAGCGGCAGACGCACGTCGTCCCGCACCGCGAGGAGGACCTCCGCCGACTGGCGCGCGCGATGGAGCTTGCCGACGCCCCGGCGCTCCTCGCGGCTCTTGCGCGGCACACCGATTCGGTCCACGGGATCTACGACCGGCTCTTCGGCGGCGGACGGCGGGCGGACCCTTCGTCGATCCCCGCCGACGTACAGGCTCTCTTCCTGCCCGGGCCGCCGCCCGCCGATTCGGCGGAACGGTTGACGCGGCTGGGGTTCCGCGACGCGGACGCCGCGCGCCGCAACCTGGACGCGCTCCGCGAAGGCCCCGCCCACGTGCGGATGCCGCAGCGGGCGCGGCAGTACCTCGACCGGATCGCCCCGGAGATCCTGCACCTGGCCTCGAGGAGCCCGGACCCGGACATGGCGCTCTCCCACGTGGACCGGTTCCTCTCCGCGATCGGCGCGCGCACCATGTTCTACGCCCTCCTGTACGAAAAGCCCAAGGTGGTCGAGGCGCTGGTGCGGCTGTTCGGCAGCAGCCGCCTGCTGTCCGGATACCTGCTGCGCCATCCGGAGCTGCTCGATTCCTTCCTGCGGAACGAGCTCTCCGCGCTGGTCAAGTCGAAGTCGGACATGCGCACGGAGCTGGGGGAGGAGCTCGCCGCGAGCGAGGACCTCGAGAAGGAGCTCGACGTCCTCCGCCGGTACAAGCACATGGAAACGCTGCGGATCGGGATCCACGACATGGGGGGAAACCTCTCCCTCGAGGAGGGGATGTTCCAGATCTCCGCCCTGGCGGAGGTGCTGCTGGGGCACGCCGTCGTCCTGGCCCGCCGCGAGGTGCGCCGCCGATTCGGCGTTCCGGTCGATGCGGCCACGGGGGAGGAGGCGTCGTTCTGCGTGCTCGGAATGGGAAAGCTCGGGGCGGAGGAGCTTTCCTATCATAGCGACCTCGACATCCTCTTCCTCTACTCCGGGGCCGGGGAGAGCGCGAAAATCACCAACCACGAATATTTCGCGAAGGTCGCGCAGCGGCTGATCTCGATCCTCACCACGCAGACGCGCGAGGGGCACGTCTACCGGCTCGACACGCGGCTTCGTCCCTCGGGGAACGCGGGGCCGCTGGTGTCGTCGCTGGACGCCTTCGAGCGGTACCACGAGGGACCCGCGCAGCTGTGGGAGCGCCAGGCGCTGCTGAAGTGCCGCTTCGTGGCGGGGGACCGGGAGTTCGGCCGGAAGGTGGAGGAGGCGATCCGCGGGTTCATCTACGACCGGCCGCTCCCGCCGAACGCGGCGGAGGAGATCCACCGGCTGCGGACGCGGATGGAGGTGGAGCTGGGCCGCGAGCGGGAGGACCGGCTGAACCTGAAGGTGGGGCGCGGCGGGGTGGTGGACGTCGAGTTCGCCGTGCAGTACCTGCAGCTGCTGCACGGGGCCGGCCGGCCCCCCGTGCGGGCGCGGGGCACGCTGAAGGCGCTCTACGAGCTCCAGCGCGCCGGGGTGGTCACGCTGGACCAGTACCGGGTGCTCGACGAGGGATACCGTTTCCTCCGGTCGCTGGACGTGCGCCTCCGCATCGCGCAGGATTCGTCGATCGACACCTTCGCTCCGCAGATGCTCGAACCGGAAATTCTGGAAAGATACCGGGGGGAAACGGAAAGGATACGGAAGGTGTACCTGGAACTGATCGGGTTCCCGGGGCGGGAAACCTAGCCGATCTCGTCGTCCGGGAAGTCGAACACCGGAAGCCGCTTGATCCACTCCGCCACGACGGCCTGGACCGGCCCCGCCGACTTCCCCTCGTTCTCGACCGAGAGCATCGCGTTGCGCAGCTCGTTCAGGAGGTGGGAGTTGAAGCCCCCCACGTCCTCCCAGCCGGCGTCCGCGTCGCCCTTCTTGTCGTAGAAATTCGCCATGTTCTCCCCTCGTACAGATTGGACGGGGCCGCGGCCGAAAAGATTCAAGACATCACGCGGCCGTTTTGGGACTAAGACTGTAGTGGCGGACGCCCCTCCTGTCAACAGGGAAAGGGTCAGCCGTACTTAGCCCGCATTTCTCACGAGCCTCCTACTGCGGCGGCGGATACGGGCTCGCCTGCTGCGTTGCGCTTGTTCGGTCTCCTCGTCGTAGTGTCGACTACGCCTTCGTCGCCCTCACGTCGCGCGCCTTGCATTCAAGCCCGTCTCCACCGCCTCGCTACGGACGCTCGTGAGAAATGCGGGCTCGAGGAAGGCAACTTCAGGCGGTTGGCGGGGTTGCGGCTCTCCCCCACGGACGTGACGCGGATACCCGCGAGATCGACCACCGGGCACTTGTTTTCGCAGATGCCGCACCCGATGCACAGCTCCGTGTCCACCACGGGGACCTGGACCGGCGCCCCCCCCTTCCCCGGCTGTTCGCGGAAGACGATCGCCTTCTTCGGCGTGGGGCAATGCTCCTCGCAGACGATGCACGGGGTCCCCTGGGCGAACGGGATGCAGCGGCCGGGGTCGACGAACGCAAGCCCGATGACCGTCTTCCGCTTCTCGTCCCCCGGCAGATTCCGGATGGCGGAGGTCGGGCACACCTGCCCGCACAGGGTGCAGTTGTACTCGCAATACCCGATCCGCGACACCAGCAGCGGCGTCCAGATCCCCTCGACCCCCGCCTCCAGCAGGGTGGGTTGCAGCCCCCCGGTGACGCACACCTTCATGCACTCCCCGCACCGTACGCACCGGGAGAGGAAGTCGTCCTCCCTGCGGGAGCCCGGAGGACGCACCAGCAGCGGATCGGGGAGCGCCGACGCCGGGGTGGACCGCAGGACGAAGGCGGAGGCCGCCCCGAACGTCGCAGCGGCGAGAACCGACCGGCGCCCCGCGTCCACCCGGTCCTTCGTCCCGCGGGCGACGGCGAACTTCCACGAGAGCGCCCCTTCCGGGCACACCGCGGAGCAGTTGAAGCACGTCACGCACTCCGACGGCGACCAGTTCTCCTCGGTGTGCGGATTGGCGCCGCCCGCGCAGGCGTCCCGGCACTTCATGCACCGGGTGCACTTCTCGTTCATCGACAGCCGCAGAAGCCCCAGGCGCGAGAGGAGCCCGAGCAGGCCGCCCAGCGGGCAGACGAACCGGCAGAAGAACCGGGTGCGGTACCGGTTGAGGGCGAGGACCCCCGTGAAGAGGAGGAAGAAGAGGAACGCCTGGCCGTATCGCGACGGGTGGAAGGAGAGGAAGTGGGCGCGCAGGAAGGTGTACGCCGCGTCGAACAGGTCGGACACCGGCCGCGACGGGAGGGCGTATCCCCAGTCCAGGAACCCCCGCAGCATCGCGTTCACCGCGGGGAGGACCGACAACGACATCGACCGGATCAGGAAGGAGATCGGATCGAGGATTCCGGCCGCCTGCAGCCCGAAGAGGGCGGCGCCGGCGAAGAAGAGCAGCACCCCGTACTTCCACCGGCTTCCGCGCGTCTTGATTCCCCGTTCCGCAACCGAAGGCGCATCCGCGAAGCTCACCGCGTGGTGCAGCGTCCCGAAGGGGCAGACCCACCCGCAGAACGCGCGCCCGAAGAGGAGCGTGACCGGCAGGAAGACGAGCGCGAGGAAGAGCGCCGCCGGCAGCTTGTGCGCGGAGAGGAGCGACGTGGCGAAGACGAGGAGGTCGGCGTCCAGGAAGATCTTCACCGGGTACGCGAGCTCGTTGGTCCCCCCGTAGTCGGTCTTGACCCCTCGACGCCCGCCTCGGCGAAGGCGCGCAATCTCAGCGCGCACGAGTCGCACGCCCCGCACGCCGTCTCCCCTTCCCGGTAGCAGGACCAGGACCGCTCGAACGGGACTCCCATCGACTTTCCCATGAGGACGATGTCCTTCTTCTTGAGCGCGACGAACGGCGCCTTGACGACGATGCCGCTCCCCTCCCGGGTGCCGCGCCGGATCGCCTCGTTCATCGCCTCGTAGAACTCCGGACGGCAGTCGGGATACCCCGAGGAGTCCGCGGCCACGGCGCCGATGTAGACGTTCACGGCGCCGATCGCCTCGGCCCACGAGACGGCGATGGCGACCAGGTGCGCGTTGCGGAACGGGACGTACGTGACCGGGACTCCTTCGCGGGACAGGTCCGCCGCCGGGACGCCGATCCGGTCGTCGGTCAGCGCGCTGCCGCCGATCGCCTTCAGGTAACCGATGTCGGCCACCAGCCGCCGCCGGATGGGGACTCGCAGGTGTTCGGCGATCGCGTGGAAACAGTTGAGCTCGCGCGTTTCGGTGCGCTGCCCGTAGTTCACGTGGAGAAGCGACAGATCGGACTCGCGGCGGCAGAATTCGGCCATGACGAGGCTGTCCATCCCTCCGCTCACGAGCGCGATCCCCAGCGGCTTCCCCGGGCCGCTCCCGGCGTCATACGCCACGGCGGTCGGGTCCCCATACGAGCTTGTGGAGCTGGAGCTGGAACCGCGCGTCCATCGCGTCCCCCACCATCCAGCCGGCGAGACGCTCCGGGGCGAGGTGCCCGAAGGCGGGGGAGAGGAGGACCGTCCACGGCGCCACCCGCCGGTATTTCGCGACGACGTCGCGGGCGTACCGGTAATCGTCCTCGGAGGAAACGACGAATTTCACCTCGTCCCGCCCGGTGAGGTGGCGGAAATTCTCCCACAGCGTCTTCCCCTCCTCGCCGGAGGAGGGGCACTTGACGTCCATGATCTTCACCGCCCGAGGGTCGAGCCCGGAGAGCGGAACCGTCCCGTTCGTCTCGACCAGCACCTCCTGCCCCCGGTCGAGCAGGGCCGAAACGAGGGCGGGCGTCTCCTCCTGGAGCAGCGGTTCCCCCCCCGTGACGCACGCCCGGGCAAGCCCGAACGCGGTCACGCGGGAGACGACGTCGTCCAACGGGAAATCGTCCCCGCCGTCGTAGGCGTACACGGTGTCGCAGTACCGGCACCGGAGGTTGCATCCGGCGAGGCGGACGAAGGCGAACGGGTACCCGGAACGCGACGTCTCCCCCTGGATGCTGGCGAAGATCTCCGATACCTTCAGCATCCGCCCATTGTACCACGGGGCCTCCCGCCGCCCGGCCCGCGGCCCTTGGGCGGCGCGCGCCCCATCCGGGATGTGCTATCCTTCCCGGAAGCGGGAAACGGCGTCGCCTCGCCGCAATCCGCCATCCCGGGGAAAGGACGCCTTTCCGTTGCCGCTCCCCCAGCCCGTACCCCTCGGCAGCGCGGAGAACCGGAACCTCCGCCTCCGGACCGCCCGCTTCTCCCTCGGAAGCGCGGTCACGCTCTGTCTCGCGAAGTTCGGCGTCGGGATCGTGTCGGGATCCCTGGGCGTGCTCGCGTCCGCGCTGGACAACGTGGCCGACATCTTCATGTCCACGGTCAACCTGCTGTCGATCCGGAAGGCGATGGATCCGGCGGACGAGACCCACCCGTACGGCCACGGGAAAGTGGAGACGCTGGCGACCCTGTTCCAGGGGGGGGTGATCGCCTTGACCGGCGCGGGCGTCGTCTGGGAGGCGGTCCGTCGGCTGAGGGAAGGGCGCGCGCCGGAAGGGGTCGGACTCGACGTCGGCATCTTCGTGATGGCCTTCTCCGTACTGGCGTCGGGATTCATCTCCCGCCGGATCCGGAAGGCGGGGGAGGCCACGGGTTCCCCGGCGCTCGCGGCCGATTCGCTCCACTTCCGCACCGACGTCTACTCCGGCAGCGGCATCCTCTTCTCGCTGCTGTTGTACCGGTTCACCGGGTGGAAGTGGCTGGACCCGGGGGTGGCGCTGGCGGTCGGGGTCTACATCGTCGTCGCGGCGCGGCCGCTGCTGAAGGGGGCGGTGCAGGAGCTGATGGACAGCCGCCTGCCGCCGGAGACGGTGGAGGCGATCGTCCGGATCATCGAGGAGCACCGGCCGATGGTCCAGGAGTGGCACGATC
It includes:
- the mtnA gene encoding S-methyl-5-thioribose-1-phosphate isomerase — protein: MAWEGDALLLLDQRILPAVESMQRFTEPTGVADAIRSMVVRGAPAIGVTAAFGLVLAAQAARKKGRPWRRAFDEAALLLGGTRPTAVNLFWAIERMRAVAAELPDDPAEAVARLEREAVAIFEEDVSANRAMGTHGARLLPARADVLTHCNAGALATAGFGTALGVIRAAIAAGKKIHVYVDETRPFLQGARLTAWELMKDGIPCTLITDGMAGSLFAAGKIDAAIVGADRIAGNGDVANKIGTYVVSVLCRAHKVPFYVAAPLSTIDPKIRTGKEIPIEERDPSEVTHLMGKRVAPHGVAVYNPSFDVTPARNVSAIVTEKGVLTPPYPGAIRKLFR
- the glnE gene encoding bifunctional [glutamate--ammonia ligase]-adenylyl-L-tyrosine phosphorylase/[glutamate--ammonia-ligase] adenylyltransferase; protein product: MSAGTPSADRLREIGVRDTGRALSLLSELLRRLPQEHAGWDAVFRSAAAAPDPDLFFLNLSRWVDSLAPAYLRKAFGREALLPVLGGLLGGSEFLPEQVARRPEILDELFAGNGVPARQDAGRLAREARDAADRCATEEEFKCALRRIKHREMTRIAARDLAGLSPLAEVTEDLSALASAAIDAAVRFARRTLSERIGEPVAEFPDGTRGPCRFVVLGMGKLGGLELNFSSDVDLLYLYETDRGETLGGPRPLSLHQYFVRLCEAVTRIVSEATGDGFVFRVDLRLRPEGTRGELVNSLRSAEIYYESWGQTWERAALIKARPVAGDLPLGDEFLRAVVPFVFRKYLDFTSIEEIKGMKDRINLAATRGRKDERDLKLGEGGIREIEFFVQAHQLIYGGKEPALRLRGTVETLSALSRMGIVTGDEERELSGAYVFLRRLEHRIQVHRERQTHVVPHREEDLRRLARAMELADAPALLAALARHTDSVHGIYDRLFGGGRRADPSSIPADVQALFLPGPPPADSAERLTRLGFRDADAARRNLDALREGPAHVRMPQRARQYLDRIAPEILHLASRSPDPDMALSHVDRFLSAIGARTMFYALLYEKPKVVEALVRLFGSSRLLSGYLLRHPELLDSFLRNELSALVKSKSDMRTELGEELAASEDLEKELDVLRRYKHMETLRIGIHDMGGNLSLEEGMFQISALAEVLLGHAVVLARREVRRRFGVPVDAATGEEASFCVLGMGKLGAEELSYHSDLDILFLYSGAGESAKITNHEYFAKVAQRLISILTTQTREGHVYRLDTRLRPSGNAGPLVSSLDAFERYHEGPAQLWERQALLKCRFVAGDREFGRKVEEAIRGFIYDRPLPPNAAEEIHRLRTRMEVELGREREDRLNLKVGRGGVVDVEFAVQYLQLLHGAGRPPVRARGTLKALYELQRAGVVTLDQYRVLDEGYRFLRSLDVRLRIAQDSSIDTFAPQMLEPEILERYRGETERIRKVYLELIGFPGRET
- a CDS encoding 4Fe-4S binding protein gives rise to the protein MKIFLDADLLVFATSLLSAHKLPAALFLALVFLPVTLLFGRAFCGWVCPFGTLHHAVSFADAPSVAERGIKTRGSRWKYGVLLFFAGAALFGLQAAGILDPISFLIRSMSLSVLPAVNAMLRGFLDWGYALPSRPVSDLFDAAYTFLRAHFLSFHPSRYGQAFLFFLLFTGVLALNRYRTRFFCRFVCPLGGLLGLLSRLGLLRLSMNEKCTRCMKCRDACAGGANPHTEENWSPSECVTCFNCSAVCPEGALSWKFAVARGTKDRVDAGRRSVLAAATFGAASAFVLRSTPASALPDPLLVRPPGSRREDDFLSRCVRCGECMKVCVTGGLQPTLLEAGVEGIWTPLLVSRIGYCEYNCTLCGQVCPTSAIRNLPGDEKRKTVIGLAFVDPGRCIPFAQGTPCIVCEEHCPTPKKAIVFREQPGKGGAPVQVPVVDTELCIGCGICENKCPVVDLAGIRVTSVGESRNPANRLKLPSSSPHFSRASVARRWRRA
- the queC gene encoding 7-cyano-7-deazaguanine synthase QueC, with protein sequence MDSLVMAEFCRRESDLSLLHVNYGQRTETRELNCFHAIAEHLRVPIRRRLVADIGYLKAIGGSALTDDRIGVPAADLSREGVPVTYVPFRNAHLVAIAVSWAEAIGAVNVYIGAVAADSSGYPDCRPEFYEAMNEAIRRGTREGSGIVVKAPFVALKKKDIVLMGKSMGVPFERSWSCYREGETACGACDSCALRLRAFAEAGVEGSRPTTGGPTSSRTR
- a CDS encoding radical SAM protein, translated to MLKVSEIFASIQGETSRSGYPFAFVRLAGCNLRCRYCDTVYAYDGGDDFPLDDVVSRVTAFGLARACVTGGEPLLQEETPALVSALLDRGQEVLVETNGTVPLSGLDPRAVKIMDVKCPSSGEEGKTLWENFRHLTGRDEVKFVVSSEDDYRYARDVVAKYRRVAPWTVLLSPAFGHLAPERLAGWMVGDAMDARFQLQLHKLVWGPDRRGV
- a CDS encoding cation transporter encodes the protein MPLPQPVPLGSAENRNLRLRTARFSLGSAVTLCLAKFGVGIVSGSLGVLASALDNVADIFMSTVNLLSIRKAMDPADETHPYGHGKVETLATLFQGGVIALTGAGVVWEAVRRLREGRAPEGVGLDVGIFVMAFSVLASGFISRRIRKAGEATGSPALAADSLHFRTDVYSGSGILFSLLLYRFTGWKWLDPGVALAVGVYIVVAARPLLKGAVQELMDSRLPPETVEAIVRIIEEHRPMVQEWHD